A window of Panicum virgatum strain AP13 chromosome 8K, P.virgatum_v5, whole genome shotgun sequence contains these coding sequences:
- the LOC120645802 gene encoding disease resistance protein RPP13-like: MVFIKEEFEMMQSFLDATNGDCIKNKVVKTWVRQVRDLSCDTEDCIEFVVHLDAKQLWWLRLLPSCVVAGAALPLDEEVAEIKLLKARVEDLSQRSMRYNLISDSGSKPVTEMEQKLSANSRALDIFVKAREDDKDLVAFSELKTSISIADKDLRVMSVCGTGGDLGMTSIIRKVYEDSEICSKFKCRAWVKLVLPFNSHEFIRNLVDQFYTNCYQKPGVPMSGADVMAMIHAPADTNVEKVVNQVINQQRYLIILEDLSSMAQWDPIRAYLPDMNNGSRIIVSTHQLEIASVCVGHPYYVSEIKQFSANHSVYLFSSKDIQEDIGSSMSGRLLSRLEISANDWLKNVCLLVRDSAMNQLMGKIHLPGKGTDIPHHVVSVWGTADVGKSVLVRTVFYRCVVKRIFEKYAWIHAQSVYHVKDLESDEALDLFIKGKLKD, from the exons ATGGTGTTCATCAAGGAAGAGTTCGAGATGATGCAGTCCTTCCTCGACGCCACCAATGGGGACTGCATCAAGAATAAAGTGGTGAAGACCTGGGTGAGGCAGGTCCGCGATCTGTCTTGTGACACTGAAGACTGCATTGAGTTCGTCGTCCACCTGGACGCAAAGCAGCTTTGGTGGCTCCGCTTGCTGCCATCCTGTGTGGTCGCAGGAGCAGCGCTACCCCTGGACGAAGAAGTCGCAGAGATAAAGCTACTCAAGGCCCGTGTGGAGGATCTGAGCCAGAGGAGCATGCGCTACAACCTCATCAGTGATTCTGGCTCCAAACCTGTCACGGAGATGGAACAGAAGCTCTCTGCAAACTCAAGGGCATTGGACATTTTTGTCAAGGCGAGGGAAGACGATAAGgatctggtcgccttttcggaaCTCAAAACTTCGATATCCATTGCAGATAAGGACCTTCGGGTGATGTCGGTTTGTGGAACAGGAGGTGATCTTGGGATGACATCCATCATCAGGAAGGTGTATGAGGATTCAGAGATATGCTCCAAATTCAAGTGCCGCGCCTGGGTGAAGTTGGTTCTTCCTTTCAATTCTCATGAGTTCATCCGGAACTTGGTTGATCAATTCTACACAAACTGTTACCAGAAGCCAGGAGTGCCAATGTCAGGCGCAGATGTTATGGCGATGATCCATGCGCCTGCCGACACTAATGTCGAGAAGGTGGTAAACCAAGTCATCAACCAGCAAAGGTATCTCATCATCCTTGAAGACCTATCCAGCATGGCTCAGTGGGATCCCATCAGGGCATACCTGCCAGACATGAACAATGGGAGCCGGATCATCGTGTCAACGCACCAGCTCGAGATTGCAAGCGTGTGCGTAGGGCATCCATATTATGTATCGGAGATTAAACAGTTCTCAGCCAATCACTCTGTCTACTTGTTTTCCAGCAAG GATATTCAAGAAGATATCGGGAGCAGCATGAGTGGGCGCTTATTATCCAGGCTAGAAATTAGTGCCAACGACTGGCTGAAAAATGTCTGCCTGCTTGTGCGCGATTCTGCAATGAATCAACTTATGGGGAAAATTCATTTGCCAGGCAAAGGGACTGATATACCACATCATGTGGTCTCAGTGTGGGGGACTGCTGATGTTGGGAAATCAGTTCTTGTCAGAACCGTCTTCTACCGTTGCGTGGTCAAACGGATTTTCGAAAAGTACGCTTGGATTCATGCGCAGTCAG TGTACCACGTCAAGGATCTTGAATCTGATGAGGCCCTTGATCTATTCATCAAAGGGAAG TTGAAGGACTGA